Genomic DNA from Parafrankia irregularis:
CAGGTGGCCGCGGTCTGGCCGTCGATGCCGTAGATGAGGTCGATGTTCAGCGTGGGGAAGCCGGCTCGGCGGATGCGTTCCAGGGCTGCCTCGACCTCGACCCGCCGCTGGGGTCTCCCGGCCGCGCGGGCCTCGACGTCCAGGAAGCTCTGCACGCCGATCGAGATGCGGGTGGTGCCGCGCTCACGCAGGACGGTGAGACGGTCGGCGGTCGCGGTGGCCGGCGAGGTCTCCACCCCGAACGGGACACTGCCCAGCGGTGCGAGGCGGGCGCTGATGTCGCAGAGCCGTTCCAGCTCGGGGGCGGTCAGGTAGGTGGGTGTGCCGCCGCCGAAGGCCACCGTGGCGAACGCGGCGTCGCCCAGTGCGCTCGTGACCGCCGCGGCCTGGCGTTCGAGCGCGTCCAGGTAGGCACCCGTGAACTCCTCGGACGCCCCCGTGCGCGTGAACAGGTTGCAGAAGCCGCAGCGCATCTCGCACAGCGGGACGTGCAGGTAGAGGAACAGCGCGGACCGGTCCTGCGCGGCCCACACGTCCCGCAGCGGGGGGCGGGGGGACAGCGGGCGGTAGGCCGTCTTGTGCGGGTACGCGTAGACGTACTGCTGATATGGGCCGGTGTACTGCTGGTGTGGGGCGGTCATCGGGAACCCCGGAGGAGACCTCGGCCTTCAGGCCGGGGAGGAATCCGGCCCCTTGCGGAGCGGGGCAGGCAGCAGCGGTTCGCCGTCAGGCGTACCGCCGCTGGAGAGCCCGGCGCACCGGGTGGCTGGTCTCGCTGTTCGGTGGGCGACGGTGGTTCGTCGTGGTCTCGGAGAGGCGGGTGTGCAGGTCGCTCTGAGGTCACAGAGAGACCTGCTTCACGGTCCCGCCGCCAACCTATGATCATTTCATCTCCAGGTTCCGGTTGTCTCCCGACGCGGCGCAGGTCGAAGCCCTGCTCGCGCAGTGCGGCCATGCCCGGTATGTGTGGAACCTCGGCCACGAGCAGCGTGCGGCCTACCGGCCCGGGCGTGGGCCGACGCCCGGGTACCACGAGCAGGCGCGGCAGCTGACCGAGGCGCGGGCGGAGCATGCGTGGTTGGCGGCGGGTTCGCAGATCGTGCAGCAGCAGGCGTTGCGTGACCTGGACCAGGCATGGCGGAACTTCTTCAACGGCACGCACCGCAGGCCCGGGTTCCGCCGGCAGGGTGTGCACGAGGGGTTCCGGATCGTGGGCCCGGCCGCGTCGCGGGTCCGCCAGGACAACGGGAGGTGGTCGTCGGTGCTGGTCCCGAAGGTCGGCTGGGTGCGGTTCCGCCGCAGCCGGACCGTTGCCAGGGCACGGCGGGGCAGCAACCGGCGTGGCCGGATCAAAGGACAGATCGCCCGGCTGAAGGCCCGGGAGGCGGACCGGCGCAAGGACTGGGTGGAGAAGACCTCCACCGATCTCACCCGCCGGTACGACATGATCCGGGTCGAGGATCTGAACATCCAGGGAATGACCCGTTCCGCCCGGGGCACGGTCGACAACCCGGGGCGGAACGTGGCGCAGAAGGCCGGGTTGAACCGGGGCATCCTCGCCAATGGCTGGGGGCTGCTCGTCCGACGGTTGGAGCAGAAGGCCCCGGGCCGGGTCGAGAGGGTCCCGGCCGCGTACACGAGTCAGCGGTGCTCGGCCTGCGGGCATACGGCGCCTGGGAACCGCGAGAGCCAAGCGGTGTTCCGGTGCGTCGCCTGCGGGCACACGGCCCACGCCGACACCAACGCGGCCTGCAATATCGCGGCCGGACGGGCCGTGACCGCGCGGGGAGGCACGGTGCTGGCCGGGCCCGTGAACCGCGAACCTCAACAACACGAACTCCTGTTCGGGTAGTTGGAATCCCTCTCGTTCACGAGAGGGAGGACGTCAAGCCAGCACGAACTCCCCGTATGGGACGGTCCAGACGACGTCGTGGCCGAGACGGTGGCCGTGGTGGCCGTCCTCGCCGTACGCGGTCCCGTGGTCCGAGCAGACGATCACGAAGCAGGGGCGGCGCATCAGCGCGAACAGGCGGCCGAGCTGCCGGTCGACATAGCGCAGCGCCGCGGCGTGGGATTCGCGCGAGTCGCCCTGGTCGCGGGTGGCACCGGCCAGGTAGAACCAGTTGGGCTGGTGCAGTGCGGCCACGTTGAGCAGCAGGAACAGCCGCCGGTCGGGAGGAAGACGCCGCATCACCTCGCCGACCCGGTCGATCTGGTGGGCCAGCGAGTCGGGGTCGGTCACGCCGAACCGGGGCTCCCAGTGGCTTTCGGTGAACAGGCCCGGAAGCACCGAGCCGAGCGGGCTGAGCTTGTTGAAGAAGCCCACACCGCCCACACAGACCGTGTGATAGCCGATTTTCGCCAGGCCGGCCGGGAGGTCCGGGGCGTCGAACACCCAGGTGCCGGATGCGGTGGTCTCGCTGCCAGGGAACCGCGCGGCGAACAGGCGCGGGTGTGGGTGTGGGCCGGGCCGCGCCGGGGTCGGCAGGAAGCCGGCAAGCATGGCGGCGTGTGCCGCGTAGGTGAAGCTGCCCGGGGTGTGGCGGCGTTCCCAACGGCCGTCGGGCAGCAGGCCCCGGAGGGTGGGTGTCCGCCCGGCGGAGGTG
This window encodes:
- a CDS encoding STM4013/SEN3800 family hydrolase gives rise to the protein MSEIVGTHDLLLVTLDTLRYDVAAELTSAGRTPTLRGLLPDGRWERRHTPGSFTYAAHAAMLAGFLPTPARPGPHPHPRLFAARFPGSETTASGTWVFDAPDLPAGLAKIGYHTVCVGGVGFFNKLSPLGSVLPGLFTESHWEPRFGVTDPDSLAHQIDRVGEVMRRLPPDRRLFLLLNVAALHQPNWFYLAGATRDQGDSRESHAAALRYVDRQLGRLFALMRRPCFVIVCSDHGTAYGEDGHHGHRLGHDVVWTVPYGEFVLA
- a CDS encoding RNA-guided endonuclease InsQ/TnpB family protein, with protein sequence MSRFRLSPDAAQVEALLAQCGHARYVWNLGHEQRAAYRPGRGPTPGYHEQARQLTEARAEHAWLAAGSQIVQQQALRDLDQAWRNFFNGTHRRPGFRRQGVHEGFRIVGPAASRVRQDNGRWSSVLVPKVGWVRFRRSRTVARARRGSNRRGRIKGQIARLKAREADRRKDWVEKTSTDLTRRYDMIRVEDLNIQGMTRSARGTVDNPGRNVAQKAGLNRGILANGWGLLVRRLEQKAPGRVERVPAAYTSQRCSACGHTAPGNRESQAVFRCVACGHTAHADTNAACNIAAGRAVTARGGTVLAGPVNREPQQHELLFG